From a region of the Thiomicrorhabdus sp. genome:
- a CDS encoding TolC family outer membrane protein: MKNSKLNGVQANLTHKVLKQQMVKFRYSAIVGAVLALSSSLSYASDLGLKDVYQMALQHDAKLAQAESQFNADSESVATARSALLPKITADGSYFVTDSSFDAADNHARDLSVTLNQSLYQHESWARYKQAKYGIDLADATLKNAQQDLILRVTKAYFDVLLAQQNLRLSQTKEKADYTNYETAQASAELGLSSKVDVLQAKSSYDLSKSETISVENSLNVALEALSKLTGQPVTRFENHGLKELMSNVVLPQETRSVEDLVKQAETNNLQVKQSEAQLSSAAEEIEVQRGGYWPTVALQAKYSDSAYSDYNTTYTSNFNDKNTTSVGVVVSMPLYSGGGTNSQVAAAKYKTMASQEALRDAKESAKLNVRTQKRNLEQGHKLIAALREAVKSNDAFLESAEEGYKVGLKSMLEVLTARTNQTSAHKNLIEAIHNQVLNELNLQASLGDLTVDDIMKYEPLLKSVN, translated from the coding sequence ATGAAAAACAGTAAATTAAATGGTGTTCAAGCTAATTTGACTCACAAAGTGTTGAAACAGCAAATGGTTAAATTTCGTTATTCAGCTATTGTCGGTGCTGTTTTAGCTTTGAGCTCGAGTTTAAGTTATGCAAGTGACTTAGGTTTGAAAGATGTGTATCAAATGGCCTTACAGCACGATGCTAAATTGGCTCAAGCCGAATCGCAATTTAATGCTGATTCTGAATCTGTTGCTACGGCAAGATCTGCTTTATTGCCAAAAATTACTGCTGATGGTAGCTACTTTGTAACGGATAGTAGCTTCGATGCTGCAGATAACCATGCTCGTGATTTGTCGGTAACTTTGAACCAATCTCTTTATCAGCACGAATCTTGGGCTCGATATAAACAAGCTAAATACGGTATCGACTTAGCCGATGCCACTTTAAAAAATGCTCAACAAGATTTGATTTTACGTGTTACTAAAGCCTATTTTGACGTCTTATTAGCTCAGCAAAATTTACGTTTATCTCAAACTAAAGAAAAAGCTGATTACACTAACTATGAAACCGCACAGGCTTCTGCTGAACTAGGGCTTTCGAGTAAAGTAGATGTATTGCAAGCCAAATCAAGTTATGACCTGTCAAAGTCAGAAACCATTAGTGTCGAAAATAGTTTAAATGTGGCTTTAGAAGCTTTATCTAAACTTACTGGACAACCCGTTACACGTTTTGAAAATCACGGTTTAAAAGAGTTAATGTCTAACGTGGTTTTACCTCAAGAAACGCGTTCTGTAGAAGATCTTGTGAAACAGGCTGAAACCAACAACCTTCAGGTCAAGCAATCTGAGGCTCAATTATCTAGTGCAGCTGAAGAAATTGAAGTACAGCGTGGTGGATATTGGCCAACGGTTGCTCTGCAGGCTAAATATTCAGACAGCGCATATTCTGATTACAATACTACTTATACCAGTAATTTTAATGATAAAAATACCACTTCTGTTGGTGTTGTCGTTTCCATGCCTTTATATTCTGGCGGGGGGACTAACTCTCAAGTAGCTGCGGCAAAATACAAAACTATGGCATCTCAAGAAGCTTTAAGAGACGCAAAAGAGAGTGCCAAGCTAAACGTAAGAACTCAAAAACGTAATTTAGAGCAAGGCCATAAATTGATTGCGGCACTTCGTGAAGCGGTAAAGTCTAACGATGCATTTTTAGAGTCGGCAGAGGAAGGTTACAAGGTTGGTTTAAAAAGTATGCTAGAAGTCTTAACCGCTAGAACCAATCAAACCAGTGCTCATAAAAATTTAATAGAAGCCATTCATAATCAAGTGCTTAACGAGCTTAACTTACAAGCTAGTTTGGGTGATTTAACGGTTGACGATATCATGAAATACGAACCTTTATTAAAGTCGGTTAACTGA
- a CDS encoding prenyltransferase, which yields MSHIKTVFLSTRPSFLILSLSIVTLAASIAHFEGAVWHWSLFLITLLAAVLSHAAVNLLNEYQDNLSGLDFITHKTPFSGGSGSLQQNPQAAKSVLNTFKFIMVILFVVGLYIVYAIGWQILPLGILGIVLVIFYTNTITQYPWLCLISPGLAFGPIMLLGCYFVFSGHFSLLALALSMVPFFLVNNLLLLNQVPDLQADKKVGRFNILMKVGVKQSMYIFSLFELLALFTLILSMIYFDLPDTLLLGGIGFILALPMIIIALTHYQQLDKLMPALTMNVIINLLTPMLIAVGLWLAKT from the coding sequence GTGAGCCATATAAAAACGGTATTTTTATCAACAAGACCTAGTTTTTTAATATTAAGCCTGTCTATAGTAACACTTGCAGCCTCCATCGCACATTTTGAAGGAGCTGTTTGGCACTGGTCATTATTTTTAATAACCTTGTTAGCAGCCGTTTTATCGCATGCTGCAGTGAATTTATTAAATGAATATCAAGATAATCTCTCAGGTCTTGACTTTATTACCCATAAAACCCCTTTTAGTGGTGGCAGTGGCTCTTTACAACAAAATCCTCAGGCGGCAAAAAGCGTATTGAATACCTTTAAATTTATAATGGTTATTTTATTTGTCGTGGGTTTGTATATTGTTTATGCCATTGGTTGGCAAATATTACCGTTAGGAATTTTAGGTATAGTACTGGTTATATTTTATACAAATACGATTACCCAATATCCTTGGCTATGTTTGATTTCTCCAGGCCTGGCATTTGGGCCAATAATGCTATTGGGTTGTTATTTTGTTTTTTCCGGTCACTTTTCATTGTTGGCGTTAGCGTTATCTATGGTTCCATTCTTTTTAGTGAATAATTTGCTTTTACTTAACCAAGTTCCAGATTTACAGGCAGACAAGAAAGTAGGACGTTTTAATATACTGATGAAAGTTGGTGTAAAGCAATCAATGTATATTTTTAGCTTATTTGAATTACTGGCATTATTTACCCTGATTTTATCTATGATTTACTTTGACCTGCCAGATACTCTATTGCTTGGAGGGATTGGTTTTATTTTAGCTTTACCCATGATTATAATTGCTTTAACACACTATCAACAGCTCGATAAACTTATGCCAGCCTTAACAATGAATGTCATAATAAATCTGTTAACACCTATGCTTATTGCAGTAGGTTTATGGCTAGCTAAAACGTAA
- a CDS encoding CYTH domain-containing protein: MAREIERKFLMKNQDWKALAYKKTHFAQGYLNDIADTSGKSSVRVRLEGDKANMNIKSLEIGLSRDEYEYDIPYSDAEKMLATLAVGPVIEKYRHLVKVDNHIWEIDEFLGDNAGLVIGEVEMESEADRVTIPEWAGREVTEEVRFYNISLSKRPFNDWSEDEKQ; the protein is encoded by the coding sequence ATGGCAAGAGAAATAGAACGTAAGTTCTTAATGAAAAATCAAGATTGGAAAGCATTGGCCTATAAAAAGACGCATTTTGCTCAAGGCTATCTAAATGATATCGCCGACACTTCTGGTAAAAGCTCTGTTAGAGTCAGACTTGAAGGTGATAAAGCCAATATGAATATTAAAAGCCTAGAGATTGGTTTAAGCCGTGATGAATATGAATATGATATTCCTTACTCTGATGCAGAAAAAATGTTGGCAACACTTGCTGTTGGGCCAGTTATTGAGAAATACCGCCATTTAGTAAAGGTTGATAACCATATTTGGGAAATTGACGAGTTTTTAGGTGATAATGCAGGCCTGGTAATTGGTGAAGTTGAGATGGAATCTGAAGCAGACCGAGTAACTATTCCAGAATGGGCGGGCAGAGAAGTGACAGAAGAGGTACGTTTTTACAACATTAGTTTAAGCAAACGACCTTTTAATGATTGGAGCGAAGATGAAAAACAGTAA
- a CDS encoding YfhL family 4Fe-4S dicluster ferredoxin, which translates to MALKILKGCINCDMCEPECPNKAIYMGEKIYEINPDLCTECVGFYDNPTCISVCPLDVIITDPDRVEDHDTLYEKFTELVKSDKI; encoded by the coding sequence ATGGCGTTAAAGATTCTTAAAGGCTGTATTAATTGCGATATGTGTGAGCCTGAATGCCCAAATAAAGCAATTTATATGGGTGAGAAAATCTATGAAATCAACCCTGATTTATGCACTGAATGCGTTGGGTTTTATGATAACCCAACCTGTATTAGTGTATGTCCTTTGGATGTCATTATTACCGATCCAGATAGAGTTGAAGATCACGATACGCTTTATGAGAAGTTCACTGAACTTGTTAAAAGCGATAAAATTTAA
- a CDS encoding DNA-deoxyinosine glycosylase, whose product MNRANRPNTEYCESFKAIVSYQPTWMVLGTMPSVESLNQNFYYAHPRNLFWPIMQSITSKSVETQADKVNLIKTTGLVLWDVLASCDRVGSLDSAIKQPVANDFETLFKRFTSLKTVVFNGKKAQQLFKQHVINKQSIPSDIEYLVLPSTSPANAAMSTKDKQLFWQEKLSHLV is encoded by the coding sequence ATGAATAGAGCAAATAGACCGAACACCGAGTATTGTGAATCTTTTAAAGCAATTGTTTCTTACCAACCAACATGGATGGTATTGGGAACAATGCCGAGCGTTGAATCCCTTAATCAGAACTTTTACTATGCTCACCCAAGAAATCTTTTTTGGCCTATTATGCAAAGCATAACCAGTAAGTCAGTTGAAACCCAAGCCGATAAAGTGAATTTGATAAAAACAACAGGCCTGGTGCTTTGGGATGTGTTAGCCAGTTGTGACAGGGTTGGTAGCTTGGACAGTGCGATTAAACAACCGGTTGCTAATGATTTTGAAACTCTATTTAAGCGTTTTACCAGCCTTAAAACTGTAGTGTTTAATGGTAAAAAAGCCCAACAACTTTTTAAACAGCACGTGATTAACAAGCAATCTATTCCTTCGGATATTGAGTATCTTGTATTGCCATCAACCAGTCCTGCTAATGCCGCTATGTCAACTAAAGATAAACAGTTGTTTTGGCAAGAAAAACTATCTCATTTAGTATAA
- a CDS encoding methyl-accepting chemotaxis protein: MTGYINAQINLKVQAGILGSTALSIEKGFVDALEVEERANIIPVVTNIRNQFKNQTGYKNIQTQIITADGRALVKSWDANSYGQNLTNNPIIRDVMKEKQAYGSLGIGARGVSVIAISPVIHDGEFYGMIAMIQGLASVRKAFEKDHEGKWVMLVDKDYIKKRYGDMPVIDNNTSFSKKYILANNKWFPKEVVDFAKKSFKPVDGKHNSVYAAGNEMIIDIPALDAAGEVFGRNLFIIDKAKYDAPINAAITSAQISLAGIILAILLLTVSIIMIVSRLVINPLKAVQETTANVLQSGDFSIRNTVSSNDEVGKTSEAINKLLDQISLALKDANQTVHAISQGDFTHRITGSYNGDLDALKTGINSSTEAISSVMNHLSEAMLAMKEGNYNTQINVGNSKGSYKAMLENAQQAFSETNLVISEINHVMMEMQQGKFDAQVQIEANGDLNILKTHINESLQSLNSAIKDISQVVTALSSGDLTQTIVNQYQGDLLLLKDATNQSINRLSGIVSEAVQSGVVVNNEANSLSQDATVLSEKVQQQAAAIEETSATMEEMNAAVQNNTENALQASEVVEKVQTESEQASEVMNRTIEAMNSIQASSNEIADIVTLIDSIAFQTNLLALNAAVEAARAGEHGRGFAVVAGEVRALAQKSADAAKDIKTLIDSSVQRIGQGTKLASESGDVIREITQSINDVAEMIHQINSASQEQAEGVSQVHQAISDIDSATQANASLVDKTTMSANNMRQQASDLNKNMSFFKTNLTASNMVKPARDYGSEEVKSVKHTPTSIEANKPKSQPKLPEVKATKVDTAKSAIKSPMDSKSKEHDSPKGNSDEWAEF; encoded by the coding sequence ATGACCGGCTACATAAATGCTCAAATTAATCTAAAAGTTCAAGCCGGAATTTTAGGATCAACCGCATTATCAATAGAAAAAGGTTTTGTAGATGCCCTTGAGGTTGAAGAACGAGCGAACATTATTCCGGTTGTTACAAACATACGTAATCAGTTTAAAAACCAAACAGGTTACAAAAATATTCAAACACAGATAATTACCGCTGATGGTAGAGCTTTGGTTAAATCTTGGGATGCAAATAGTTATGGACAAAACCTCACTAACAACCCAATTATTAGAGATGTAATGAAAGAAAAGCAAGCATACGGTTCTCTAGGCATTGGTGCGAGAGGTGTTTCTGTTATAGCTATTTCACCTGTGATTCATGATGGTGAGTTTTACGGAATGATTGCCATGATTCAAGGACTGGCTTCAGTGCGTAAAGCATTTGAAAAAGACCATGAAGGCAAATGGGTCATGTTAGTGGATAAAGACTATATTAAAAAACGTTACGGTGATATGCCTGTTATCGATAACAATACGTCATTCTCTAAAAAATACATCTTAGCAAATAATAAATGGTTTCCTAAAGAGGTTGTTGATTTCGCTAAAAAATCCTTTAAACCTGTAGATGGCAAACATAATTCTGTCTATGCCGCTGGCAATGAGATGATTATTGACATCCCTGCTTTAGATGCAGCTGGAGAGGTTTTTGGACGTAATTTATTTATTATCGATAAAGCAAAATATGACGCACCTATTAATGCAGCCATTACATCAGCACAAATTTCTTTAGCTGGAATTATTCTTGCCATCTTATTACTCACTGTAAGTATTATTATGATTGTTAGCCGCTTAGTTATTAACCCTCTTAAAGCGGTACAAGAAACAACTGCAAATGTACTACAATCGGGTGATTTCAGCATCAGAAATACGGTTTCATCAAATGATGAAGTTGGTAAAACGTCTGAAGCAATCAATAAACTTTTGGATCAAATTAGTCTAGCGTTAAAAGATGCCAACCAAACCGTGCACGCAATCTCGCAAGGTGATTTCACTCATCGTATTACTGGTAGCTATAATGGTGATTTAGACGCCTTAAAAACAGGTATTAATTCAAGTACAGAAGCTATTTCATCGGTAATGAACCATCTTTCAGAGGCGATGCTTGCCATGAAAGAAGGAAACTACAATACACAGATTAATGTGGGTAATTCAAAAGGTAGTTACAAAGCCATGCTTGAAAATGCCCAACAAGCCTTTAGTGAAACTAACTTGGTTATTTCTGAAATCAATCATGTAATGATGGAAATGCAACAAGGTAAGTTTGATGCCCAAGTCCAAATTGAGGCTAATGGTGATTTAAATATTCTTAAAACCCATATTAATGAGTCCTTGCAGAGTTTAAATTCGGCCATTAAAGATATTTCACAGGTTGTAACAGCATTAAGCTCTGGTGATTTAACTCAAACCATTGTTAATCAGTATCAAGGTGACTTACTGTTACTTAAAGATGCCACAAACCAATCTATTAATAGACTATCTGGCATAGTTTCTGAAGCCGTGCAATCAGGTGTTGTGGTTAATAATGAAGCCAACAGCCTATCTCAAGATGCCACTGTTCTAAGTGAAAAAGTTCAACAGCAAGCAGCGGCTATTGAAGAGACTTCGGCCACTATGGAAGAGATGAATGCCGCGGTTCAAAACAATACAGAAAATGCCTTACAAGCTTCAGAAGTTGTTGAAAAAGTACAAACCGAATCTGAACAAGCGAGTGAGGTTATGAATCGCACCATTGAAGCCATGAACAGTATTCAAGCTTCAAGTAACGAAATTGCAGATATTGTTACCTTAATTGACAGTATTGCTTTCCAAACCAACTTATTGGCGTTAAACGCAGCGGTTGAGGCAGCTCGTGCAGGTGAACACGGTAGAGGATTTGCTGTGGTTGCAGGAGAAGTACGTGCCCTAGCTCAAAAATCAGCTGATGCGGCTAAAGATATTAAAACCTTAATTGATTCTAGTGTTCAGAGAATTGGCCAAGGAACTAAACTTGCCAGTGAATCCGGTGATGTTATTCGTGAGATTACACAATCAATTAATGATGTTGCAGAAATGATTCACCAAATTAACAGTGCATCACAAGAGCAAGCAGAAGGTGTTTCTCAGGTTCACCAGGCAATTAGTGATATCGATTCTGCCACCCAGGCTAATGCAAGTTTGGTTGATAAAACGACTATGTCAGCCAACAATATGCGTCAGCAGGCAAGTGATTTAAATAAAAACATGTCTTTCTTCAAAACAAACTTAACGGCAAGTAACATGGTTAAACCAGCTAGAGATTATGGCTCTGAAGAAGTGAAGTCAGTAAAACATACTCCAACTTCTATTGAAGCTAATAAGCCAAAATCACAACCTAAGTTACCAGAAGTTAAAGCAACTAAAGTAGATACGGCTAAATCAGCTATAAAGAGCCCTATGGACTCTAAGTCGAAAGAACATGACTCACCAAAAGGCAATAGTGATGAATGGGCAGAATTTTAA
- the yegQ gene encoding tRNA 5-hydroxyuridine modification protein YegQ produces the protein MEYAFAYGADAVYAGQPRYSLRVRNNEFDEENLAKGIARAHELGKKFYVVSNIAAHNSKVNTYMKDIEPVIAMKPDALIMSDPGLIAMVHEKFPEQEIHLSVQSNAVNWATVKFWYQNGVRRVVLSRELSIAEIREIREKVPEMELEVFVHGALCIAYSGRCLLSGYINKRDANQGTCTNACRWNYNTYEAKEDVTGDIVGTPRIEVANITDLTGSTEREAPEVTSYSPEATVTQEPTLGIGETTEVAMLLEEEGRPGELMPAFEDEHGTYIMNSKDLRAVELIPELVDMGVHSLKIEGRTKSHYYVARTAQVYRKAIDDALEGKEFDQTLLTDLESLASRGYTEGFLRRHVHSEYQNYEYGVSKSERQRFVGEVTGVVERNGKSFLEVDVKNKFCVGDSIEIMSPAGNVSMVLDHMQTHHDEVVDCAKGSGWLVRIPNPFKDLDESVLKFCLVMRNESWGGDVKRDSAAKKVKEEQEAKDLINRSAAKANG, from the coding sequence ATGGAATACGCCTTTGCCTATGGAGCAGATGCCGTTTATGCAGGTCAACCACGCTATAGCTTACGTGTAAGAAATAATGAGTTTGATGAAGAAAATTTAGCAAAAGGTATTGCTCGTGCCCACGAGTTAGGTAAGAAGTTTTATGTAGTGAGTAACATTGCCGCACATAACTCTAAAGTAAATACCTACATGAAAGACATTGAACCAGTCATAGCGATGAAGCCAGATGCCTTGATTATGTCTGACCCAGGTTTAATTGCCATGGTGCATGAAAAGTTTCCAGAACAAGAGATTCATTTATCGGTTCAGTCAAATGCAGTGAACTGGGCTACGGTTAAATTCTGGTATCAAAACGGCGTACGTCGTGTGGTATTGTCTCGTGAATTATCGATTGCAGAGATTCGTGAAATCCGTGAAAAAGTACCAGAGATGGAGCTTGAAGTGTTTGTTCATGGTGCTTTATGTATTGCCTATTCAGGTCGTTGTTTATTGTCTGGTTACATTAATAAACGTGATGCTAACCAAGGAACTTGCACTAATGCTTGTCGTTGGAACTACAACACCTATGAAGCGAAAGAAGATGTAACTGGTGATATTGTTGGTACACCACGCATTGAAGTGGCCAATATCACAGACTTAACTGGTAGTACTGAGCGTGAAGCACCTGAAGTAACAAGCTATTCACCAGAAGCAACCGTCACGCAAGAACCTACATTGGGCATTGGTGAAACCACAGAAGTGGCCATGTTGCTTGAAGAAGAAGGGCGACCTGGCGAATTGATGCCTGCGTTTGAAGATGAACATGGTACTTATATCATGAACTCTAAAGACTTACGCGCCGTTGAACTGATTCCTGAATTGGTTGATATGGGGGTTCACTCACTTAAAATTGAAGGTCGTACCAAATCACATTATTATGTGGCGCGTACTGCCCAGGTATATCGTAAAGCGATTGATGATGCCCTTGAGGGTAAAGAGTTTGATCAAACCTTACTAACTGATTTAGAGAGTTTAGCAAGCCGTGGTTATACCGAAGGTTTCTTGCGTCGTCACGTGCATTCTGAATACCAAAACTATGAATATGGTGTCTCTAAATCAGAACGCCAACGTTTTGTAGGTGAAGTGACAGGGGTGGTTGAACGTAATGGTAAATCATTCTTAGAAGTAGATGTTAAAAACAAATTCTGCGTAGGTGATTCAATTGAAATCATGAGTCCTGCAGGTAATGTCTCTATGGTATTAGACCATATGCAAACACACCATGATGAAGTGGTTGATTGTGCTAAAGGTTCTGGTTGGTTGGTTAGAATTCCTAACCCATTCAAAGACTTGGATGAATCTGTACTTAAGTTTTGTTTAGTGATGCGTAATGAATCTTGGGGTGGAGATGTTAAGCGTGATTCGGCCGCTAAAAAAGTTAAAGAAGAGCAAGAAGCTAAAGATTTAATTAATCGCTCTGCGGCAAAGGCAAACGGATAA
- the cysM gene encoding cysteine synthase CysM encodes MHYKTLLDFVGNTPLVKLQRIVNNSTNSVVLAKLEGNNPAGSVKDRPAVNMIKQAELRGDIAPGDTLIEATSGNTGIALAMAAAMMGYKMKLIMPNNMSMERKASMAAYGAQLIEVTKEEGMEGARDLADRMAANGEGVVLDQFSNPDNPLAHYHSTGPEIWHDTEGKVTHFVSAMGTTGTIMGTSMYLKEQSSNVQIVGVQPEDGAAIPGIRRWPAEYMPKIYESTRVDRIIDMSQTLAENTMRELAIKEGIFGGVSSGGALAAALQVANEVENAVIVTIVCDRGDRYLSTGVYNS; translated from the coding sequence ATGCACTATAAAACATTATTGGATTTTGTTGGAAACACACCACTTGTTAAATTACAGCGAATTGTTAATAACTCTACCAATAGTGTTGTATTAGCTAAACTTGAAGGAAATAACCCCGCCGGTTCTGTAAAAGATCGACCTGCTGTCAATATGATTAAACAGGCTGAGTTAAGAGGCGATATTGCTCCTGGTGATACTTTAATAGAAGCGACTAGCGGCAATACAGGTATTGCATTGGCAATGGCCGCGGCAATGATGGGTTATAAAATGAAATTAATCATGCCAAATAATATGAGTATGGAGCGAAAAGCCTCTATGGCAGCATACGGTGCTCAATTAATTGAGGTGACTAAAGAAGAAGGCATGGAAGGTGCACGTGATTTAGCCGATAGAATGGCCGCTAATGGCGAGGGAGTTGTATTAGACCAATTTTCAAACCCAGATAACCCGTTGGCACATTATCATTCAACAGGCCCTGAGATTTGGCATGATACTGAAGGTAAAGTAACTCACTTTGTGAGTGCCATGGGAACCACAGGAACCATTATGGGAACATCAATGTACTTAAAAGAGCAAAGCTCTAATGTGCAAATTGTGGGAGTACAACCAGAAGATGGTGCAGCGATTCCAGGGATTAGACGTTGGCCAGCTGAATATATGCCTAAAATTTATGAATCGACCCGTGTTGACCGTATTATTGATATGTCTCAAACCTTAGCCGAAAACACTATGCGTGAACTAGCAATAAAAGAAGGGATTTTTGGCGGTGTATCATCTGGCGGGGCTTTGGCGGCCGCATTACAGGTTGCTAATGAAGTTGAAAATGCGGTAATCGTCACAATTGTGTGCGATCGTGGCGACCGCTATCTCTCTACAGGTGTGTATAATTCCTAA
- a CDS encoding glutathione S-transferase family protein, which translates to MTPKLELISFKLCPFVQRAVIVLKQKNIDFDITYIDLNNPPEWFKEVSPLGQVPVLKVGDEVLFESSVIQEYVDEITPPSLQPNDPLIKAKNRAWISFGGDILMAMHSMVTHKDEAISNEKRSVVLQKLQQLEAVHSGGSYFNGEEFNMIDAAYAPMFMRIDFIKNLTGVDVLAETPKLANWSKKLLAMESVKESVVPELPVMYKGMMKHMDGYLATLLKE; encoded by the coding sequence ATGACACCTAAATTAGAGCTCATTAGTTTTAAGCTATGTCCATTTGTTCAAAGAGCCGTGATTGTTTTAAAGCAAAAAAATATTGATTTCGATATTACCTATATTGACTTAAATAATCCCCCAGAATGGTTTAAAGAGGTTTCTCCTTTAGGGCAGGTTCCGGTTTTAAAAGTGGGTGATGAGGTACTATTTGAGTCTTCTGTAATTCAAGAATATGTAGATGAAATCACACCGCCTTCATTGCAACCCAATGACCCATTAATTAAAGCCAAAAACCGTGCTTGGATTAGTTTTGGTGGCGATATTTTAATGGCAATGCACTCAATGGTTACCCATAAAGACGAGGCGATTTCAAATGAAAAACGCAGTGTGGTTTTACAAAAACTGCAACAACTCGAAGCGGTGCATTCTGGTGGCTCTTATTTTAACGGTGAAGAGTTTAATATGATTGATGCGGCTTATGCTCCCATGTTTATGCGTATCGACTTTATTAAAAACCTTACGGGTGTCGATGTATTAGCTGAAACACCAAAGCTTGCTAATTGGTCAAAAAAATTATTGGCTATGGAGAGTGTTAAAGAGTCTGTAGTGCCTGAATTACCGGTAATGTATAAAGGCATGATGAAACATATGGATGGTTATCTAGCCACGCTTTTAAAAGAATAA
- a CDS encoding ABC transporter substrate-binding protein, which produces MGIQLSVGRRQFVKNGLKSCGLLSVSSLAACYSAPPKNEILVGVTSRPRMLDPRKATDALSSRINRLLYRQLIDFNDRFETIPDLATWQQITSTRYVFTLQEQSKFHDGQTLTAEDVVATYQSILDPDFGSAHRGSLKGIISVKSLNEQQVEFVLDKEDALFVGRLVIGILPKSLIEQQHEFQKQPIGSGDCVFVSLTEQRLVIKRLKDQVDLVFIPVKDATVRVLKLKKGELDIVQNDLSPELVQYCQKQPELRVDWHSGTNFGYIGFNFEDPLISQFALRAAIAHGIDRQAIINAMFSGHARLAGGLLVPEHWCGVQDMPQYEYNPQKAKSLLKTLDLDKLPGLVKMDENNDPIIELSYKTSNDPTRIRLATIYQSQLKKIGIHLNIQSYDWGTFYSDIKKGRFQLYSLAWVGIKSPDIFQYVFDSDAIPPKGANRGRYKDANADKLIRLAGKAQSLEEQAKLYKELQRYLQKTLATMPLWYEDQYSVMRNNMKGYQLYADGRLDGLLNLTKQ; this is translated from the coding sequence TTGGGTATACAACTTAGCGTTGGCCGCCGCCAATTTGTTAAAAATGGGCTTAAATCTTGCGGTTTATTATCTGTGTCCAGCCTGGCCGCTTGCTATTCAGCACCGCCCAAAAATGAGATTCTTGTGGGGGTGACTTCTCGCCCTAGAATGTTAGACCCTCGTAAAGCCACCGATGCATTATCTAGCCGAATTAACCGCTTACTTTATCGTCAACTAATCGATTTTAATGATCGATTTGAAACCATCCCCGATTTAGCTACCTGGCAACAAATAACCAGTACTCGATATGTGTTTACCTTGCAAGAGCAGTCTAAGTTTCATGACGGACAAACGTTAACCGCAGAAGATGTTGTAGCAACGTATCAAAGTATTTTAGATCCAGATTTTGGTTCTGCTCATCGTGGATCTTTGAAAGGTATTATCTCGGTAAAATCGCTTAATGAGCAGCAAGTTGAGTTTGTTTTAGATAAAGAAGACGCTCTTTTTGTAGGTCGGTTAGTGATTGGTATCTTGCCTAAGTCGTTGATTGAACAGCAACATGAGTTTCAAAAACAACCGATTGGTTCGGGTGATTGTGTGTTTGTTTCCTTAACAGAACAACGGCTGGTTATAAAACGACTTAAAGACCAAGTAGATTTAGTTTTTATTCCTGTAAAAGATGCCACAGTAAGAGTGTTAAAGCTTAAAAAAGGTGAGTTAGATATTGTACAAAATGATCTCTCTCCTGAGTTGGTTCAATATTGCCAAAAGCAACCTGAGTTAAGGGTTGATTGGCACAGTGGCACAAACTTTGGTTATATTGGTTTTAACTTTGAAGATCCTCTAATTTCACAATTTGCGTTACGAGCCGCCATTGCTCATGGCATTGATAGACAAGCGATTATTAATGCGATGTTTTCTGGACATGCACGTTTGGCAGGTGGTTTATTGGTACCAGAACACTGGTGTGGTGTGCAAGATATGCCGCAGTATGAATATAATCCACAAAAAGCCAAATCCTTGCTTAAAACACTAGACCTAGACAAATTACCAGGCCTGGTAAAAATGGATGAAAACAATGACCCGATTATCGAGTTAAGTTATAAAACCTCAAATGATCCAACGCGAATTCGTCTAGCTACGATTTACCAATCGCAACTTAAAAAAATCGGGATTCATTTAAATATACAAAGTTATGACTGGGGTACCTTTTACAGCGATATTAAAAAAGGGCGTTTTCAATTATATAGTTTGGCTTGGGTTGGAATTAAAAGCCCGGATATTTTTCAGTATGTGTTTGATTCTGATGCAATTCCTCCAAAAGGGGCAAATAGGGGGCGTTACAAGGATGCCAATGCAGACAAACTTATCCGTTTAGCAGGTAAAGCTCAAAGTCTAGAGGAGCAAGCAAAACTCTATAAAGAGTTACAACGTTATTTGCAAAAAACATTAGCAACTATGCCGCTCTGGTATGAAGATCAATATTCGGTAATGCGTAACAATATGAAAGGCTATCAACTCTATGCTGATGGTCGATTAGATGGGCTGTTAAATTTAACAAAACAGTAA